A region of the Nitrospiria bacterium genome:
GGATGATGGGGGCAAGACGTGGAGACCGATCAATCGCGGCCTGCATTCGCTCTATATTCCCGATCCCACCGCCGAAGTAGGCCACTGCGTTCACCGGATTGCGATGCACCCTTCACGTCCGGAAGTGCTGTTCATGCAGAAGCACTGGGACGTGATGCGAAGTGATGATGCCGGTGAGTCCTGGCGGGAAATCAGTGGAAACCTTCCTAGCGATTTTGGATTTGTGATTGACGTTCACGCACATGATCCGGATACTATTTACGTTGTGCCGATTAAAAGCGACTCGGAGCATTATCCTCCCGATGGAAAACTACGTGTTTACCGAAGCCGTACGGGGGGAAACGATTGGGAACCGCTCACGAAGGGTTTACCGCAAAAGGATTGTTATGTGAACGTATTGCGTGATGCGATGGCCGTTGACAGACATGATCCCTGCGGCGTGTACTTCGGTACCACCGGTGGACAGGTGTACGTATCGTCGGATGCGGGGGACAGTTGGATGCCCATTGTACGGGACCTTCCAGCAGTGGTTTCCGTTGAAGTCCAGACCTTGGCATGATTAGGGTTATGCTTCCCCATCATCTGCGAAATCTGGCAGGCATCGATGGCGAAGTGACTCTGGAGGTCGAGGGTCCGGTCACCCAGAGTTCTGTGCTCGACGCCCTTGAGACCCGTTATCCGATGCTTCGGGGGACTATCCGTGATCACGTGACCCAAAGGCACCGACCCTTTTTGAGGTTCTTTGCCTGTGGACAGGATCTAACCCACGAACCGCCGGATACCCCGCTGCCCGAGGCTGTCATGAAGGGGATTGAACCTTTTCTGATTGTAGGTGCCATAGCGGGGGGGTAAGGATAAAGCCAATCAGTCCAGTCCAATCCCATCCCTTTATTTTTATTTTGAGTATTTGAATTCTTTTTAAAAAAGTTTTGAATCAGGAAAGGTGTATGAAATATTCCATTTCACCAGAAAAATCGAAACTCGACATTGATAAAATTCATGACTTTCTTTGTAACCGGTCCTATTGGGCAAAAGGGCGAAGCTTGGAGAACGTAAAGGAAAGCATCGAAAACTCCATGTGTTTTGGAATTTATGACCGTAGTGAGAAAATACTTGGTTTTGCCCGGGTTGTCACAGACCAGGTCGCGTTTGCGTACTTAATGGATTTCTTTATCTTGGAAGGGCATCGGGGAAAAGGGCTTGGAAAAATGCTATTGAAGCAGATCGTTGAACATCCGGAATTGCAGGTAAAACTTTGGTTGTTGGGTACGGTGGATGCCCACGGGTTTTATAAAAAATTCGGATTTTCAGAATTAAAAGATCCCGGGCGATTTTTAGAGATTAAAAATGAAACTCTCTGTTAACAAAGGTTAAAAACGGGGTCTGGCGTGGTTGTTAGGTTTATATAAAAAAATCAAAGTTAAGAGTTTAGGATTTTTTAAGACCATTTCAAAATAAGAGGAAGGAAAAGATAAATGTATGATTTTTTGTTTTTGGGTTAATTAAAACAAACCTGTCTCGAAAAAGTGATTAATTGGGAATATCATTTAAACTCTCTCCTTTTCTCTTAAAATTTAACCTGGGCAGCCAACCAGAGCTTGTCCGTATTGATTGCCGTTCCTCCGGTATTTTGGGAGTTGCCATCGGCATCATACAGGGCATATTTGGCCAATAAGGTATAGCGGTTGTTGAAGGTTTTGGTGGCCAAAAAGCCAAGCTCTGTCCCATAATCAAAACTGCCTTTATCCGACGAAAAATCATGGTAGACGGCTGCCAGTTTTACACCCATCAGGTGGGTGCTTACCGTAAAGAAAAGGTCTCTGATACCGTTGGCGGGCGTTGCAAGGAATTTGTCTGTCCACCCTTGAAAAGCGTGCAGTGTCGCCAAGGGTGTTGAGAAACCATAAACGCCATCTCCTCCCAATTCTTCATAGCTGATCTTTACCGTCAAAATCCTGAACGTTCCCCCCAATTCCGCCATCCAATAGGTTGCATCATTGGTGCTTGCTCCGTTGGCAAAGTCGCTTTGATCTGCAAACTCCCCGGCATATAAAATCTTTGTTTCTTCCGAAATGGGAGTACTCCCATTTAAACGCAAACCGAAGGTTTTAGTGGAAGCTGCGGAAGTATCGTTTAAATCCAAAAGATAACCATATGCGGTCAAGGTCACCGGTTTGAATTGGCTGAAGGAGATATTGATGAGGTGTGTGTCCATGGATATGTCCGCACTGGTCGGATGATGATCCCCGAAAATTCTGTTAACATTAAAAATATAGGCATAAATGGCGGAAATATTTGGAAGGGTGGTGTTTTCCAAAGAAAGCAAATCGAAAGTCTGCTCATTCTGCCTCCACCCGACATTTCCCACAAACCGGGCGTTGTCCAAAATAAGCCGGCGCCGTCCAAGGTGAAAGATGGTTTCCTGAAGTCCGCTGTATTTCAAAAAGGCTTGGTTTACCTCGGTATCTTTCGGATCCGCCACCACGGGAAATTGGGTTTTACCGTTGTGGGTGTTGTTGTATCGTTCATCGCCGACCACCGTGATATCCTCGAACTCCAAATAGGCAAGAAAACCCTGAAAGGACCCTGTTTCATATCCCAACCGGGTTCGAATGGTAGAGCCATTTGCCTTTTTTGAAAGGTTGGCCTGGTCCACCCATTCATACCGGTAGCGAATGTCCGCAGAGACTTTCCCCCCCGCGAGGGCATCCAAAAGAATATCCGCATGTGCCTTATCCAACGGAAAGACCAGTAGGAGAAAAACACCCCAAAGAAGTGCCAAAGTGTAGAATGGAATGTGAAGGAACTGTTTAATTGTTTTTTTTATAATTTGATTTTATCTCTTTCTAATTGAAAAAGGGTTCAAGATCTTTAAACTTTAAATCCGGAGAGCTGAGGGGACTTTGGTTTAGGGTAAGTAGTGGGCCATCAAAAATCCTTTGCGGTAAAATTATGCGATTGCTTTAGCCGCTCTTTCTAAGAGAAAAGAGGTTTTTTTAAATAAATGATAGGATTTTTTGGAATTTCGAAAACCAAGGTTTTCCATGACACTGGCCACATTGGTTTGATAGATTTGGGGAACGCCAATAAAAATCTAGTGGGTTCCATGACTGATATGAGCCTTTGCGTTTGCTTCTTCAGCGATTTCGATAATTCTTAGGAGGTCCTTTCCTGTAAGATTTCGGGCGGAATCCTTAAGGACATAGTGAACTTATTTTCCTCCGAAAAAAATTTCCAATGGTTTGCTCATTTTTTCCTCCTTTTTTATTTGTGTTCTTAAAAAACTCGAAAGCGTCTTTTTTTAGTTATATTAAAAGAGCAACAAGTGTGCCATTTAGAAGATGTAAATCCACAGGCAAACGTAACTTGTTATAAATTTTTGAATTTTTCTTTTTTTTTGTTTTTAGTAAAGGCCAAATTTTTATTTACAAAAAAACAAGTTTGTAATGTTAACGACAAATTCGTTTAAAACCGACAAACCACTTTAAACCTTCCCCCTCCAACATTTCTCAGAATCCTCCCTCATTCCTAACCCCCACGTTAATTTGATTTTAAGGTTAGCCCCCCAACCTTTGGCCTCTTTTCTTTCTTCCCTTAAACATTTTTCTTGTGAACTAATAAACTTTTTTCTATACTCCTTCCCATATTAAAAGAGAAATTGAAAAATGTTGGGTAAATCAAAGGATACACCCGGGACCATCCCGCCTCCGCCATTGATTTACGGTGGAACATTTCTTTTTGGATACCTTTTTCACT
Encoded here:
- a CDS encoding MoaD/ThiS family protein, which codes for MIRVMLPHHLRNLAGIDGEVTLEVEGPVTQSSVLDALETRYPMLRGTIRDHVTQRHRPFLRFFACGQDLTHEPPDTPLPEAVMKGIEPFLIVGAIAGG
- a CDS encoding GNAT family N-acetyltransferase; translation: MKYSISPEKSKLDIDKIHDFLCNRSYWAKGRSLENVKESIENSMCFGIYDRSEKILGFARVVTDQVAFAYLMDFFILEGHRGKGLGKMLLKQIVEHPELQVKLWLLGTVDAHGFYKKFGFSELKDPGRFLEIKNETLC
- a CDS encoding alginate export family protein translates to MDKAHADILLDALAGGKVSADIRYRYEWVDQANLSKKANGSTIRTRLGYETGSFQGFLAYLEFEDITVVGDERYNNTHNGKTQFPVVADPKDTEVNQAFLKYSGLQETIFHLGRRRLILDNARFVGNVGWRQNEQTFDLLSLENTTLPNISAIYAYIFNVNRIFGDHHPTSADISMDTHLINISFSQFKPVTLTAYGYLLDLNDTSAASTKTFGLRLNGSTPISEETKILYAGEFADQSDFANGASTNDATYWMAELGGTFRILTVKISYEELGGDGVYGFSTPLATLHAFQGWTDKFLATPANGIRDLFFTVSTHLMGVKLAAVYHDFSSDKGSFDYGTELGFLATKTFNNRYTLLAKYALYDADGNSQNTGGTAINTDKLWLAAQVKF